The Arthrobacter sp. PM3 genome contains the following window.
TGGGGTTGTCCACATAGCGTGGTCCTGGCTGGGCCGGTGTCGGAGGGGGCTGGGATACTGAATCAATGGCCAGTAACCCGAACTCCCCTTCCAGCACCACCCTTTCCCCGACCCAGGAACAGGCCCTGGCGGTTCTGCGCGAGCTCGTGGGACACCCGGAGGCGCAGTTCCATGACGGCCAGTTCGAGGCCATCGAGGCACTGGTCGACGCCGGCAGGCGGGCCTTGGTGGTGCAGCGCACCGGCTGGGGGAAATCGGCCGTGTACTTCGTCGCCTCGCTGCTGCTGCGCCGCCGCGGCGCCGGGCCCACCCTGATCGTCTCCCCGCTCCTTGCCCTGATGCGCGACCAGGTGGCCGCCGCGGCCCGGGCCGGGGTGCGCGCGGTCGCCATCAACTCCGCGAACCAGCTGGAGTGGGACACCGTCCGCGAGCAGCTCGCCGCCGATCAGGTCGATGTCCTGCTGGTCTCGCCCGAGCGCCTCACCAACCCGTCCTTCCGCGAAAACCAGCTCCCTGAACTCGTCCGCCGGACCGGGCTGCTCGTGATTGACGAGGCCCATTGCATCTCCGACTGGGGCCACGACTTCCGCCCCGACTACCGGCGCATCGCGGACCTCATCACGCAGCTCCCGGACACGGTTCCGGTGCTCGCCACCACCGCCACCGCCAATTCCCGGGTGGTGCATGACATTGAGGAACAGCTCGGCAGGGACGTGCTGACGATCCGCGGGCCGCTGGGGCGGGAATCACTGCGGCTCGGTGTCCTGACCCTGCCGGATTCGCGGGAACGGCTGGGCTGGCTGCTGACCCACCTGCAGGACCTGAACGGCAGCGGGATCATCTACACCCTCACCGTGTCAGCTGCCGAGGACACCGCCCGGCTGCTCGCCGAAGCCGGCCACGACGTGCTGGCCTACACCGGCCGCACCGACCCCGCAGACCGGGAACGCGCCGAGCAGCTCCTCAAGGACAACCAGGTCAAGGCGCTTGTGGCCACGTCCGCCTTTGGCATGGGCTTCGATAAACCGGACCTCGGGTTCGTGGTGCACCTGGGGGCGCCGTCCTCCCCGGTGGCGTACTACCAGCAGGTGGGCCGTGCCGGGCGTGGCGCCGCGAACGCCGACGTCCTGCTGCTGCCTGGCTCGGAGGACCGTGACATCTGGCAGTACTTCGCCACCGCGTCGATGCCGTCTGAGGAGAAGGCCGCCGCCGTCCTGACGGCCCTTGCCGAGGCCGGCACCGCGGTGTCGACGGTGGCGCTGGAGGCCCGCGTGGATCTGCGCCGGACCCCGCTGGAGCTGCTGCTGAAGGTCCTGGCCGTGGACGGCGCCGTGGAGCGCGTCGGCGGCGGCTGGCGCTCCACCGGGCAGCCGTGGACGTACGATGCCGAACGGTACGGCCGGATCGCCGAGGCCAGGGTCGATGAACAGGACTCGATGGTCATCTACCAGGACACCGCCGGCTGCCGGATGGAATACATCACCTCCGTGCTGGACGACGAGACGGCCCGCGCCTGCGGCCGCTGTGACAACTGCGCGGGCCGCTGGTTCCCGGCCGATATCGCCGACGCCGCCACGGAAGCTGCCGGGCAGACACTCCGCCGGGCCGGCGTTGTGCTGGAACCGCGGCTGCAGTGGCCCAGCGGCATGGACCGCCTCGGTGTGCCGGTCAAGGGGAAGATCAAGCCGGAGGAAGCCCTGGCGGACGGCCGGGTGCTGGCGCGCCTGACGGACCTCGGCTGGGGCGGTGCCCTGCGGGAGGCCTTCGCCGCCGGGGCGCCGGACCGGCCCGTGGACCCC
Protein-coding sequences here:
- a CDS encoding ATP-dependent DNA helicase RecQ; the encoded protein is MASNPNSPSSTTLSPTQEQALAVLRELVGHPEAQFHDGQFEAIEALVDAGRRALVVQRTGWGKSAVYFVASLLLRRRGAGPTLIVSPLLALMRDQVAAAARAGVRAVAINSANQLEWDTVREQLAADQVDVLLVSPERLTNPSFRENQLPELVRRTGLLVIDEAHCISDWGHDFRPDYRRIADLITQLPDTVPVLATTATANSRVVHDIEEQLGRDVLTIRGPLGRESLRLGVLTLPDSRERLGWLLTHLQDLNGSGIIYTLTVSAAEDTARLLAEAGHDVLAYTGRTDPADRERAEQLLKDNQVKALVATSAFGMGFDKPDLGFVVHLGAPSSPVAYYQQVGRAGRGAANADVLLLPGSEDRDIWQYFATASMPSEEKAAAVLTALAEAGTAVSTVALEARVDLRRTPLELLLKVLAVDGAVERVGGGWRSTGQPWTYDAERYGRIAEARVDEQDSMVIYQDTAGCRMEYITSVLDDETARACGRCDNCAGRWFPADIADAATEAAGQTLRRAGVVLEPRLQWPSGMDRLGVPVKGKIKPEEALADGRVLARLTDLGWGGALREAFAAGAPDRPVDPGMLQACVQVLREWGAGDARTPGWSGAGRPAAIVSLPSRGKPALVDSLARGISGIGRIPYLGQLQLQHGGPTGGRGGNSAYRLAGVWDRLAVGPELEEALAGLHGQSVMLIDDLVDSRWTLTVAGRALRLAGAGAVLPLALGQAG